atttttctgtgaATAAACTCGACATAAACGTAGTACGATTGTCACAAGTCACTACACGTATTTAAGCagcgtatataaaatataaagcctCTGTTGCAgtcatatattttacaaattcaagACCATCTCTGAATGCTATGTGTTGTTTAAGGAAATTGCATTTATGCGTTTACTAAAAACCCGGGTTGTAAATCATACCCAAACTTGATTCCAATGTCAATCACTGCCAATCCTAAACATTGAGTTTAGTTGTGGTCTAAAGATTCAATCAATGCAAttcatataaaaagtatttatttatttaaagttacaaaaatacaaagtgaacaatgatttttattgcTATCGGAATGAGATTCTCATTTACATAAAGAaggaatttttatatcatggaTATCACAATTATCTAATTAATTCATCTGTGTTTGATGGAAGACATAATTCCAGTCCCATATGATATTTTTCCAACGAAGCAAATGCTAACTTTTTATGATACATTTGCATTAActgaaaactgtaaaaaaattttttagaaccaatttaacaattcaataatattatggaTAATTAccctgaatttaaaattaactgacGAGCTGGTAACTGGCACTCACTGGAAGCACATTCAATAGTTTCATACTTTTCGGTCTCACAAAATTTTACAGCTGTTAATATTAAAGCAGATCCTACTCCTTTACGCCTATATCTgtgaaataaatgaaacataaaatacaataattgtcTTTTTACTctcttaaaatatcatttactaTAAATAGTACTTACTTTGTATCAACTGCTAATTTATGTAACCATGCTGAATAATGTCTGTTTCTATGTCGATCAACAGAAACAGTcccaataatttttctttgatatGATCCCATATCCAATTTCTTAAAACTAGTATCATTTTCTGAGATTATAGTATATGCTATGTCTTTTGGAtgttgtgtaaaaaaataggGCTCTAAAGCTTCGGCAACCCAACAATATTTTGAGACTGGTCCTTGATGATATTCTGCTACTCGCATTAAATGAGAAGCATAtatggataaataaataatcaataacaCTAAAGGCACGGCAAGTATACACAGTAAGAACGGAACTCCaagaaatataaacattattgCTGCTGTGAGGACCACTAGTTGAAATGTaatctgaaaattattaaagaattgaCTTGTGTAATCTGAgattatttttcgaaactttAAACAAGTTGGTGCTTCTGATCAAGTAAGTTTGggagatataaaaataaaagaatcaagtttaaaataacaaaacaggATTAATTCAGATGAATGTGAGAAGTATATATAACTTAAATAAGTACTGGAGAAGAATtgaaattagatttatttaaatatcaggtaaaaatattattacggttaataaaaatcttaattaataaaaatatttacttctcTTGTACACGCCGTCCAAAAGGCTGTtggtaaatttgataaaattcctTCTTTAAGCACTTCATTTGCTTGTAATTTATCATTACTTTTAAATTCTCTTATtacaatatacattttttatcaaacgtTTCAAAATGAAAGTGtctatttcttaattaattcaatGCTTGCGCATGTGTATTTTTTGCTGTaccgaatttaaatttaatctgagcACACAAGTTCATGCATTCATCGTTTTTTCTGTTTCTGTCTCTATttcagatttaaaaattaaaatgtcgcCTGTTCTGAAACCTACTATTATCCAGCGGAATAATTCTAGACACCTGGTGCCACCTTTAGAGAATAGCCGCCCAGTTTTTCGTTTGGAAATAATgggtaaattattttactatgactaAATATATTaccagaaatattaaattttcttatgtttCTGCCATTTTCCCACACATATTCAACAaataaagagaaattaaaaCCTTTAATAAGATTAATCAGACctctttttgcttaaaattgtccaaatatTACCcaataatttgtttctttttttttccactATTAAAAGACGATGCTACTTTGGAATTAAAACTCAGATTACATGGACGAACAATTAAAACTGGAtgcaaaaatattgataatgtaTTAAGTAATGGAGGTATTCCTGTGAATAGTATTGTAGAAATATCAGGTGAAAGTAGTTGCGGCAAGACGCAAATATGTTTACAATTAGCTATAACAGTTCAATATCCTGAAGAAATGGGTGGTTTGGATGCTGGTAAATTATTAAGATCAGTTTATACATTCGCTTATTAAACCTACGGCGACCATTTTGAGTAGCGATGTAGCT
The Chrysoperla carnea chromosome 4, inChrCarn1.1, whole genome shotgun sequence genome window above contains:
- the LOC123297306 gene encoding uncharacterized protein LOC123297306, with the protein product MYIVIREFKSNDKLQANEVLKEGILSNLPTAFWTACTREITFQLVVLTAAIMFIFLGVPFLLCILAVPLVLLIIYLSIYASHLMRVAEYHQGPVSKYCWVAEALEPYFFTQHPKDIAYTIISENDTSFKKLDMGSYQRKIIGTVSVDRHRNRHYSAWLHKLAVDTKYRRKGVGSALILTAVKFCETEKYETIECASSECQLPARQLILNSGFQLMQMYHKKLAFASLEKYHMGLELCLPSNTDELIR